A genomic segment from Aspergillus puulaauensis MK2 DNA, chromosome 1, nearly complete sequence encodes:
- a CDS encoding uncharacterized protein (COG:C,H;~EggNog:ENOG410PIAV;~InterPro:IPR036188,IPR002938;~PFAM:PF01494;~TransMembrane:1 (i21-44o);~go_function: GO:0071949 - FAD binding [Evidence IEA]) has protein sequence MPIQEKPTPQATPKSRPKSSTLNVIIIGAGLGGLGAAISILLAGHPVTVLESARSISEVGAGIQCLPNSTRILRSWDIHEILPSKASKTERCNILNWRGGLISSMDFAAAGTEHGAPFYDFHRADLHSVLLNRAMELGADIRTNSEVVDIYFDDEQSIATVLIKDQDAQVADLVIGADGINSRCREILLGRREPPHRTGDMAYRILLDAEDVRRDPELVRYLDERAVNYWYGPGAHAVTYPLRDASQLNLVLLVPDNMPEEGPSTLQGYVDEMQGLFKEWDPKIGKLLALCPSVLRWRLCIRNSIDSWVHPSQAFALLGDSAHATLPYLASGAGITFEDAAVLGECLSRIQSRSKDEKAKALGVYELCRKLRTETVVQRGSIQQDLNHLDDGEEQRERDRKMRGFEAVERDYLQGGRGPLPDGLEDGEDPLVWRRYGVGRWLFKYDAWEDVEEKWNAVRN, from the exons ATGCCCATCCAAGAAAAACCCACACCCCAAGCCACACCCAAATCACGGCCCAAAAGCTCCACCCTCAAT GTAATAATAATCGGCGCCGGCCTCGGCGGCCTGGGCGCCGCAATCTCAATCCTGCTCGCCGGGCACCCCGTAACAGTGCTCGAATCCGCGCGCAGCATCAGCGAAGTCGGCGCGGGCATCCAGTGTCTCCCAAACAGCACCAGAATCCTACGCTCGTGGGATATACACGAGATACTTCCATCGAAAGCCTCGAAAACAGAGAGATGCAATATCCTGAACTGGAGGGGGGGTCTTATTTCAAGTATGGACTTTGCGGCGGCCGGGACAGAACACGGTGCTCCGTTTTATGATTTCCATCGTGCGGATTTACATTCTGTCCTGCTGAACCGGGCAATGGAGCTCGGGGCGGATATTCGCACGAATAGTGAAGTTGTGGACATCTATTTCGATGATGAGCAGAGCATCGCCACGGTCTTGATTAAGGACCAAGACGCTCAAGTTGCAGACCTGGTCATCGGCGCCGACGGAATCAACTCGCGGTGCCGCGAGATCTTGCTCGGACGGCGTGAACCACCGCATCGGACGGGTGATATGGCGTATCGGATTCTCCTTGATGCTGAAGATGTAAGGAGGGATCCAGAGTTGGTGAGGTATTTGGATGAGAGGGCCGTGAATTATTGGTATGGGCCTGGGGCGCATGCTG TAACGTATCCCCTTCGCGACGCATCACAGCTCAACCTCGTCCTGCTAGTCCCGGACAACATGCCCGAAGAAGGCCCGTCAACACTACAGGGCTACGTGGACGAGATGCAGGGGTTATTCAAGGAGTGGGATCCAAA AATCGGAAAACTCCTCGCCCTGTGTCCATCCGTCCTCCGATGGCGCCTCTGCATCCGCAACAGCATCGACTCCTGGGTCCATCCCAGCCAGGCTTTTGCACTTCTCGGCGACTCCGCGCACGCGACACTCCCTTACCTCGCCAGCGGGGCGGGAATCACATTTGAAGACGCAGCCGTGCTAGGCGAGTGTCTTAGTCGGATCCAATCCCGCTCTAAAGATGAGAAGGCTAAGGCGTTGGGCGTCTATGAGCTGTGTAGGAAACTGCGGACGGAGACTGTTGTGCAGCGAGGGTCGATCCAGCAGGATTTGAATCACCTtgacgatggggaggaaCAGAGGGAGCGGGATCGGAAGATGCGTGGgtttgaggctgttgagagGGATTATCTTCAAGGGGGACGGGGACCTTTACCTGACGGGTTggaagatggggaggatCCTTTGGTGTGGAGGAGATATGGGGTTGGGAGGTGGTTGTTTAAGTATGATGCTTGGGAAGATGTGGAAGAGAAGTGGAATGCTGTACGGAATTAG